One Ctenopharyngodon idella isolate HZGC_01 chromosome 9, HZGC01, whole genome shotgun sequence DNA window includes the following coding sequences:
- the LOC127518392 gene encoding putative methyltransferase DDB_G0268948 encodes MTDRLFEDKQHASLYQKYRFDPPDELKELILQYLDKKKGKPHQLAVDLGCGTGQNSRMLTAYFQQVVGIDVSESQVQEARALPGFPNLSYRVGTAEELPFPDGSVDLLTAASAAHWFDTERFIKEAVRVLKPHGCLALFGYGDNMKMYHESCGDRLNNIYEEVKQILLPYTSKRIAGAISKLKDLFEAVPFPDKERIEIIPVKLQLSIKNVIGFIQTFSMYQAYLRADPNAATALLEKTTSRILDEMKESSTEAKVDFIMEYYCVLACKPE; translated from the exons ATGACTGACAGATTGTTTGAAGATAAACAACATGCCTCCctatatcaaaaatatagatttgaTCCACCTGATGAACTGAAGGAGCTTATTCTCCAGTATCTGGACAAAAAG AAAGGAAAGCCCCATCAGCTGGCCGTGGATTTAGGCTGCGGAACAGGGCAGAACTCTCGTATGCTGACAGCATACTTTCAGCAGGTGGTGGGCATTGATGTCAGTGAATCTCAGGTGCAGGAAGCGAGAGCACTGCCGGGGTTCCCTAACCTCAGCTACAG AGTAGGCACAGCAGAGGAGCTGCCATTCCCAGATGGCTCGGTGGATCTGCTGACGGCTGCGTCTGCAGCTCATTGGTTTGACACTGAACGTTTCATAAAGGAGGCTGTACGTGTCCTGAAACCTCATGGCTGCCTGGCTCTCTTTGGTTATGGAGACAATATGAAAATGTACCATGAGTCCTGTGGTGATCGACTTAATAACATATATGAAGAA GTAAAGCAAATTCTGCTGCCCTACACAAGCAAAAGGATAGCTGGGGCCATCAGTAAGCTAAAGGACTTATTTGAAGCCGTACCCTTCCCAGATAAAGAGAG GATTGAAATAATTCCAGTAAAGCTGCAGCTGAGCATCAAGAACGTAATTGGTTTTATTCAGACGTTCTCCATGTACCAGGCCTATCTGAGAGCCGATCCAAATGCCGCAACTGCGCTGTTGGAGAAAACAACATCACG TATTCTAGATGAGATGAAAGAGTCATCAACAGAGGCCAAAGTTGACTTTATAATGGAGTACTACTGTGTGCTTGCATGTAAACCTGAGTGA